The following coding sequences lie in one Nocardioides sambongensis genomic window:
- a CDS encoding SulP family inorganic anion transporter: protein MPTWLCPTLTPYRREWLKYDVVAGVAAGTVVVPQAMAYASIAGLPVEVGLYTCMLPVLVYALLGGSRTLSLSTTSTIAILTATTLGGLSPGRTLDDTMRAAFTLTLLVGAALLLMRLFRLGSLVEQISPATMTGVKTGVGLTVAVTQLPTLLGVSGDSDGDGFLGALGDTLSKLGDVSLVTAVVSAAAITALLVLRRVAPRLPAPLIVVGAGIGLVALTGVEDRGLALIDPVPSGLPTPTLPLWHDVTTLMPAAVAIALMAFMETVLVARAQRQRSEPPIDADQELLANGIAALAGGLSQCLPPAGGFSQSAVNQRSGARTQVAGATTAVLAVLVALLLAPILDDLPQAILAAMVMVAVLGLITPSEFVRLLRVDRAEFWVAVVTAVIGLTAGLLLAVAVGVLLTLVLVLRAFSESRVRPLYPRTGGGWSTNPPEIIDDHEAMDDLVLLHLDGSLYTGSARPTQDAVLAAAFTEPRPRALILECSAARRTSIPFLDVLEGLDADLGQEGITMFVTSMPHSALEVARRSEWFADFEARGHVLATVDGAIAAADAASPSGSPPQ from the coding sequence GTGCCGACGTGGTTGTGTCCGACGCTGACGCCGTACCGTCGTGAGTGGCTGAAGTACGACGTCGTGGCGGGTGTCGCAGCTGGCACCGTGGTGGTGCCGCAGGCGATGGCCTACGCGTCGATCGCCGGCCTGCCGGTCGAGGTCGGCCTCTACACGTGCATGCTTCCGGTCCTCGTCTACGCCCTGCTCGGTGGTTCGCGGACGCTGAGTCTCTCGACGACCTCGACGATCGCGATCCTGACGGCGACCACCCTCGGTGGGCTGTCCCCCGGACGGACGCTCGACGACACGATGAGGGCGGCCTTCACGCTGACTCTGCTGGTCGGGGCAGCACTGTTGTTGATGCGGCTGTTCCGCCTCGGCTCGCTGGTCGAGCAGATCAGTCCGGCCACGATGACCGGGGTGAAGACCGGTGTGGGACTGACGGTTGCGGTGACCCAGCTGCCGACGCTCCTGGGCGTCTCCGGCGACTCCGACGGCGATGGGTTCCTGGGCGCGCTCGGCGACACTCTCTCGAAGCTCGGAGACGTCAGCCTCGTCACCGCGGTGGTGTCCGCGGCCGCCATCACGGCACTCCTGGTCCTGCGTCGTGTCGCCCCGCGACTCCCAGCTCCGCTCATCGTGGTGGGAGCGGGTATCGGTCTCGTCGCACTGACCGGGGTGGAAGACAGGGGGTTGGCGCTGATCGACCCTGTGCCGAGCGGTCTCCCCACACCGACCCTGCCGCTCTGGCATGACGTCACCACGCTCATGCCGGCCGCCGTTGCGATCGCCCTGATGGCCTTCATGGAGACCGTGCTCGTCGCTCGCGCACAGCGTCAGCGTTCCGAACCGCCCATCGACGCCGACCAGGAGCTTCTCGCCAACGGCATCGCCGCCCTCGCCGGTGGACTCTCGCAATGCCTTCCGCCGGCCGGCGGATTCTCGCAGAGCGCGGTCAACCAGCGCTCCGGCGCACGCACCCAGGTCGCCGGTGCAACAACGGCCGTGCTCGCCGTCCTGGTTGCCCTCTTGCTGGCACCGATCCTCGACGACCTGCCCCAGGCGATCCTCGCTGCGATGGTCATGGTCGCAGTCCTGGGACTGATCACCCCGTCGGAGTTCGTGCGACTGCTCCGCGTGGACAGGGCAGAGTTCTGGGTCGCAGTCGTGACCGCGGTGATCGGCCTGACCGCCGGCCTGCTCCTCGCTGTCGCAGTCGGCGTACTGCTGACGCTCGTCCTGGTGCTTCGAGCCTTCAGCGAGAGCCGGGTGCGGCCGCTCTACCCGCGCACCGGCGGCGGGTGGTCGACCAACCCACCCGAGATCATCGACGACCACGAGGCGATGGATGATCTCGTCCTGCTCCACTTGGACGGCTCGCTCTACACCGGCAGCGCGCGCCCCACCCAGGACGCCGTCCTCGCGGCCGCCTTCACCGAACCGCGCCCACGCGCCCTGATTCTCGAGTGCTCCGCGGCGCGGCGCACCTCCATACCCTTCCTCGACGTCCTGGAAGGACTCGACGCAGACCTCGGCCAGGAAGGAATCACAATGTTCGTCACCTCCATGCCCCACTCGGCGCTCGAGGTCGCGCGACGCTCAGAGTGGTTCGCCGACTTCGAGGCACGCGGTCACGTGCTCGCCACCGTGGACGGCGCCATCGCAGCCGCCGACGCCGCGTCGCCGAGCGGCTCACCTCCTCAATAG
- a CDS encoding addiction module protein yields MVNPALQSAIEAMSLDERLELVAYIESTVESVPIEVTEEQRTMIRSRAAELRADPSIGLTWDELKARLAARRA; encoded by the coding sequence ATGGTGAACCCCGCTCTGCAGTCAGCCATCGAGGCCATGAGCCTCGATGAGCGCTTGGAGCTCGTGGCGTACATCGAGAGCACGGTGGAGTCGGTGCCCATCGAGGTCACCGAGGAGCAGAGGACGATGATCCGGTCGCGGGCGGCCGAGCTGCGGGCGGACCCATCGATCGGGCTGACCTGGGACGAACTCAAGGCTCGACTGGCTGCGCGTAGGGCGTGA
- a CDS encoding SWIM zinc finger family protein, protein MSGGYTTASTLREHAGTSRLALATALGVTPDGVVNNPMFFSGFPDRPDVLAAGLLAVADVAGSRYADVGLSQRVASLDPVVTAGGDILRFESFSTCNGVHARLDVLAEGLATSTVGFGTTNVDINPPLRAALARTSRTEALHLSVGHGGLTASTPGASHVERKVSLPDRWVRGLAEVPTISASMSHRGTVRGPAIRKLLGALPRVAPPGPFLHLVPAPGSWRIATHGSERSIPLPGATRLRGSERVTRYARQLDVYSSPTGTTAWVFELPSSRLTLVLSPEPYRAFSGEGGLLMWLKDPSAETCGLELLPHLGWGHIIDPGRLADVSGMSPSEVTTSLAWLAASGRLGYDLSANAWFHRALPVDVAAVLRRNPRLLSAQRLLEQDKVSQIEPGTWLVARSSNATYQVRADRAAGKPSEALEFSRPTLVCRCPWEEKHHGTRGPCKHVLAVAMSLRGVAAE, encoded by the coding sequence GTGAGCGGCGGCTACACGACTGCCTCGACACTGAGGGAGCACGCGGGGACGTCCAGGCTTGCACTCGCCACCGCGCTCGGGGTCACCCCCGACGGAGTGGTCAACAATCCGATGTTCTTCAGCGGCTTCCCAGACCGTCCCGACGTCCTCGCCGCCGGCCTGCTCGCCGTCGCCGACGTCGCCGGATCGCGCTACGCCGACGTCGGCCTCTCCCAGCGAGTCGCCAGTCTCGATCCCGTCGTCACCGCCGGCGGCGACATCCTCCGCTTCGAGTCGTTCTCAACCTGCAACGGCGTCCACGCACGACTCGACGTCCTCGCAGAAGGGCTCGCTACCAGCACCGTCGGGTTCGGCACCACCAACGTGGACATCAACCCGCCATTGCGCGCGGCACTGGCACGGACGTCACGCACCGAGGCGCTGCACCTCAGCGTCGGGCACGGTGGCCTCACCGCGTCGACACCTGGGGCCAGCCATGTCGAGCGAAAGGTCTCCCTGCCCGACCGGTGGGTTCGAGGACTCGCCGAGGTCCCCACGATCAGCGCCTCGATGTCGCACCGCGGCACCGTACGCGGACCCGCCATCCGCAAGCTGCTCGGCGCCCTCCCACGCGTCGCCCCACCAGGCCCTTTCCTCCACCTCGTGCCGGCGCCAGGTTCTTGGCGTATCGCCACCCATGGGTCCGAACGCTCCATCCCACTGCCCGGCGCCACCCGGCTTCGCGGCTCCGAACGAGTGACGCGGTATGCACGACAGCTCGACGTCTACTCCTCCCCGACCGGCACCACTGCATGGGTCTTCGAGCTCCCCAGCAGCCGGCTGACATTGGTCCTGAGCCCCGAGCCGTACCGGGCGTTCTCCGGCGAGGGCGGGCTCCTCATGTGGCTCAAGGACCCGTCCGCCGAGACCTGCGGCCTCGAACTCCTGCCTCACCTCGGCTGGGGACACATCATCGACCCTGGCCGGCTCGCCGACGTCAGCGGAATGAGTCCGTCCGAGGTCACGACCAGCCTCGCATGGCTCGCCGCGTCCGGACGTCTCGGCTACGACCTCAGCGCGAACGCCTGGTTCCACCGCGCATTGCCCGTCGACGTAGCCGCAGTGCTCCGGCGCAACCCGCGACTGCTCTCCGCGCAGCGGCTGCTCGAGCAGGACAAGGTCAGCCAGATCGAGCCGGGAACGTGGCTCGTGGCTCGTAGTAGCAATGCCACCTATCAGGTCCGCGCCGACCGAGCGGCTGGCAAGCCCAGCGAGGCACTCGAGTTCAGCCGGCCCACGTTGGTCTGTCGGTGTCCCTGGGAGGAGAAGCACCACGGGACACGAGGCCCGTGCAAGCACGTGCTGGCTGTCGCGATGAGTCTGCGCGGCGTAGCCGCTGAGTAG
- a CDS encoding nucleotidyl transferase AbiEii/AbiGii toxin family protein, which translates to MAEVLSMLDGPLLAEHNCWFGGGTAIVLANGEFRESVDIDFLVSDQRSYRALRQMVRDHGLDALATRELDVGRAPSVDGYGIRTSVLVAGIAIKFEIIHEGRIDLDTPTPGDEICGLRILTRTDQVATKLLANDDRWADTSTFSRDVIDLAMMKPDTAALKAGARKAVDAYGKTVGESLDKAVTYLRDRPQRLDECIRALKIDAPRAAVWQSIRDLSARSAKIEGLGRGPD; encoded by the coding sequence GTGGCCGAGGTGCTGTCGATGCTCGACGGACCGCTCCTGGCAGAGCACAACTGCTGGTTCGGAGGCGGGACCGCGATCGTCCTTGCCAACGGTGAGTTCCGCGAATCGGTCGACATCGACTTCCTGGTCTCCGACCAGCGGTCCTACCGAGCGCTGCGCCAGATGGTCAGGGATCACGGGCTCGATGCCCTGGCCACGCGCGAGCTGGACGTGGGTCGAGCACCCTCTGTTGACGGTTACGGCATCAGGACCTCGGTGCTCGTTGCGGGGATTGCGATCAAGTTCGAGATCATCCATGAAGGTCGCATCGACCTCGACACTCCCACCCCGGGCGATGAGATCTGTGGCTTGCGGATCCTGACGCGAACCGACCAGGTCGCAACCAAGCTGCTCGCCAATGACGACCGCTGGGCAGACACGTCGACGTTCAGCCGCGACGTCATCGACCTGGCCATGATGAAGCCCGACACCGCCGCCCTGAAGGCCGGCGCGCGCAAGGCGGTCGATGCATACGGCAAGACGGTCGGCGAGAGCCTCGACAAGGCAGTCACCTACCTCCGAGATCGCCCGCAGCGTCTCGACGAATGCATCCGAGCACTCAAGATCGACGCGCCCCGAGCAGCCGTCTGGCAGAGCATCCGCGACTTGTCCGCACGATCCGCGAAGATCGAAGGTCTAGGTCGGGGCCCGGACTAG
- a CDS encoding helix-turn-helix domain-containing protein, which yields MPAASPYTSPEQQADLERLGARLRERRKALGVTVVACAEAAGVSRVTLHRIEAGNPSVTIGAYINVAAALGLHLVVPILDAPAAEPATITVGEYPGLRTLAWQTDAGTTITEAEALNLYERGWRHLNQETLTDHEKAFIQHLADTYSNGRLLV from the coding sequence ATGCCAGCAGCCAGCCCGTACACGAGCCCCGAGCAGCAGGCGGACCTCGAACGCCTAGGTGCCCGGCTGCGCGAACGCCGGAAGGCCCTCGGTGTCACGGTAGTGGCCTGTGCCGAAGCTGCTGGCGTGTCGCGCGTGACCCTGCACAGGATCGAGGCCGGCAACCCCTCGGTCACGATCGGCGCCTACATCAACGTTGCCGCCGCACTCGGACTTCACCTCGTCGTCCCGATCCTCGACGCTCCAGCAGCAGAACCGGCGACGATCACGGTCGGCGAGTACCCCGGTCTCCGCACGCTGGCCTGGCAGACCGACGCCGGCACCACCATCACCGAGGCGGAGGCGCTCAATCTCTATGAACGCGGATGGCGACACCTCAACCAGGAGACGCTGACTGACCACGAGAAGGCATTCATCCAGCACCTGGCGGACACCTACAGCAACGGGAGGCTCCTTGTTTAG
- the ychF gene encoding redox-regulated ATPase YchF: MALTIGIVGLPNAGKSTLFNALTKNDVLAANYPFATIEPNVGVVGVPDSRLGRLAEIFSSERVLPATVEFVDIAGIVRGASQGEGLGNKFLSHIRESAAICQVTRVFRDEDVTHVDGEVNPGNDISTISTELILADLETVEKAVVRLEKESRKVKDLVANLEAAKAAKEALEAGTPIIATDIDRDLLRELSLLTAKPFIYVFNCDSDELADEELKTRMRELVAPAEAIFLDAKFEAELVELDDEEAAEFLAEAGIDEPGLEVLARVGFDTLGLQTYLTAGPKEARAWTIRKGATAPEAAGVIHTDFQKGFIKAEIISFDDLVAAGSMVKAREAGKVRMEGKDYVMADGDVVEFRFNV, translated from the coding sequence GTGGCACTCACCATCGGCATCGTCGGACTCCCGAACGCAGGCAAGTCGACGCTCTTCAACGCGTTGACCAAGAACGACGTGCTGGCGGCGAACTATCCGTTCGCCACCATCGAGCCGAACGTCGGCGTCGTCGGCGTCCCCGACAGCCGGCTCGGCCGGCTGGCCGAGATCTTCTCCAGCGAGCGGGTGCTGCCGGCCACGGTGGAGTTCGTCGACATCGCCGGCATCGTCCGCGGCGCCTCCCAGGGCGAGGGCCTGGGCAACAAGTTCCTCTCCCACATCCGGGAGTCCGCCGCGATCTGCCAGGTGACCCGCGTCTTCCGGGACGAGGACGTCACCCACGTCGACGGCGAGGTCAACCCCGGCAACGACATCTCCACCATCTCCACCGAGCTGATCCTGGCCGACCTGGAGACCGTGGAGAAGGCGGTGGTCCGGCTGGAGAAGGAGTCGCGCAAGGTCAAGGACCTGGTCGCCAACCTGGAGGCGGCGAAGGCCGCCAAGGAGGCGCTGGAGGCCGGCACCCCGATCATCGCCACCGACATCGACCGCGACCTGCTCCGCGAGCTGTCCCTGCTGACGGCCAAGCCGTTCATCTACGTCTTCAACTGCGACAGCGACGAGCTGGCCGACGAGGAGCTCAAGACCCGGATGCGCGAGCTCGTCGCGCCCGCCGAGGCGATCTTCCTCGACGCCAAGTTCGAGGCCGAGCTGGTCGAGCTCGACGACGAGGAGGCCGCCGAGTTCCTCGCCGAGGCCGGCATCGACGAGCCGGGTCTGGAGGTGCTGGCCAGGGTCGGTTTCGACACCCTCGGCCTGCAGACCTACCTGACCGCCGGCCCCAAGGAGGCCCGCGCCTGGACGATCAGGAAGGGCGCCACCGCCCCCGAGGCCGCCGGCGTGATCCACACCGACTTCCAGAAGGGCTTCATCAAGGCCGAGATCATCTCCTTCGACGACCTGGTCGCCGCGGGATCGATGGTCAAGGCCAGGGAGGCCGGGAAGGTCCGGATGGAGGGCAAGGACTACGTGATGGCCGACGGCGACGTGGTGGAGTTCCGCTTCAACGTCTGA
- a CDS encoding M57 family metalloprotease, giving the protein MPTFKEFKASTYRDADGQYIVNGDEPLKSTGQLKKFYEAMVAQQQTPENGLVVNTVNGVDDAWSDSEVGALSYCVSDDFGTDHAAMVDAMADGAGLWESASSAIDFVYVSAEDGDCTTSNSAVTFSVEPVNTSQYIARAFFPSSSKSVRNVLVDDSIWDSGTWEPGDILGHELGHALGFRHEHTRPEAGTCFEDNNWRPLTPYDGASIMHYPQCNGASSDLEFSDYDVEGVQELYGY; this is encoded by the coding sequence GTGCCGACCTTCAAGGAGTTCAAGGCGTCGACCTACCGGGACGCCGACGGGCAGTACATCGTGAACGGCGACGAGCCGCTGAAGAGCACCGGCCAGCTCAAGAAGTTCTACGAGGCGATGGTCGCCCAGCAGCAGACGCCGGAGAACGGCCTGGTCGTCAACACCGTCAACGGCGTCGACGACGCCTGGTCCGACAGCGAGGTGGGGGCGCTCAGCTACTGCGTGAGCGACGACTTCGGCACCGACCACGCCGCCATGGTGGACGCGATGGCCGACGGTGCCGGACTGTGGGAGTCGGCCAGCTCGGCGATCGACTTCGTCTACGTGTCCGCCGAGGACGGTGACTGCACCACCAGCAACAGCGCGGTGACGTTCTCCGTCGAGCCGGTCAACACCAGCCAGTACATCGCCCGGGCCTTCTTCCCCTCCAGCTCCAAGAGCGTGCGCAACGTGCTGGTCGACGACTCCATCTGGGACTCCGGCACCTGGGAGCCCGGCGACATCCTCGGCCACGAGCTCGGCCACGCCCTGGGCTTCCGCCACGAGCACACCCGGCCCGAGGCCGGCACCTGCTTCGAGGACAACAACTGGCGGCCGCTGACGCCGTACGACGGCGCGTCGATCATGCACTACCCGCAGTGCAACGGCGCGTCCTCCGACCTGGAGTTCAGCGACTACGACGTCGAGGGCGTCCAGGAGCTCTACGGCTACTGA
- a CDS encoding exodeoxyribonuclease III — protein sequence MRIATWNVNSLRSRIDRVEEFLARHEIDVLALQETKAREEQLPLMGLQSAGYEIAAAGYNQWNGVALISRVGIEDVEVGFPGMPGWGDPVAAEARAIGATCGGVRIWSLYVPNGRKPDDPHYVYKLDWLARLREAAGGWLDGQTALVGDWNVCPTDEDVFDVTQFARSTHVTPPERAAFAAFLDDGYVDVVRPHCPGPDVYTYWDYYRQRFERNRGLRIDYVLGSPALAARVTGAFIDTDERDPANGATNPSDHAPVVVDLA from the coding sequence ATGCGGATCGCCACCTGGAACGTGAACTCCCTGCGATCGCGGATCGACCGGGTCGAGGAGTTCCTGGCCCGCCACGAGATCGACGTCCTGGCGCTCCAGGAGACGAAGGCCCGGGAGGAGCAGCTGCCGCTGATGGGCCTGCAGAGTGCGGGCTACGAGATCGCCGCCGCCGGCTACAACCAGTGGAACGGCGTGGCCCTGATCAGCCGGGTCGGCATCGAGGACGTCGAGGTCGGCTTCCCGGGGATGCCCGGCTGGGGCGACCCGGTCGCGGCGGAGGCACGGGCGATCGGTGCGACCTGCGGCGGCGTGCGGATCTGGAGCCTCTACGTGCCCAACGGCCGCAAGCCCGACGACCCGCACTACGTCTACAAGCTGGACTGGCTGGCCCGGCTGCGCGAGGCGGCCGGTGGCTGGCTCGACGGCCAGACCGCGCTGGTCGGCGACTGGAACGTCTGCCCGACCGACGAGGACGTCTTCGACGTCACCCAGTTCGCCAGGTCCACCCACGTCACCCCACCCGAGCGTGCGGCCTTCGCCGCCTTCCTCGACGACGGGTACGTCGACGTGGTGCGGCCGCACTGCCCCGGTCCGGACGTCTACACCTACTGGGACTACTACCGGCAGCGGTTCGAGCGGAACCGGGGCCTGCGCATCGACTACGTGCTGGGCTCACCCGCCCTGGCCGCGCGGGTCACCGGCGCCTTCATCGACACCGACGAGCGCGACCCGGCCAACGGCGCGACCAACCCCTCCGACCACGCGCCGGTGGTCGTCGACCTGGCCTGA
- the nagB gene encoding glucosamine-6-phosphate deaminase — MEVVPLAGAEEIGRVAADVIESVVRRRPEAVLGLATGSTPLPTYRELVRRHRAGEGPSYRRVRCFNLDEYVGLPDGHPESYRATIARELTDDLGIEPGRVAGPDPSPAGLADAGERYEAALEAVGGVDVQLLGIGSDGHLAFNEPGSSLGSLTRIKTLTEQTRQDNARFFGSLEEVPHHVLTQGLATILRARHLVLLASGAGKAEALAAAVEGPVSASCPASVLQHHPHVTVLVDDAAGARLDRLDHYREVYDAKPAWQGL; from the coding sequence ATGGAGGTCGTGCCGCTCGCCGGCGCCGAGGAGATCGGACGCGTCGCGGCGGACGTGATCGAGTCGGTGGTGCGACGCCGGCCCGAGGCGGTGCTGGGGCTGGCGACCGGCTCCACGCCGCTGCCGACCTACCGCGAGCTGGTCCGGCGGCACCGCGCCGGCGAGGGGCCGTCGTACCGGCGGGTGCGCTGCTTCAACCTCGACGAGTACGTCGGTCTGCCCGACGGGCACCCCGAGAGCTATCGGGCGACCATCGCCCGCGAGCTCACCGACGACCTCGGGATCGAGCCCGGCCGGGTGGCCGGTCCGGACCCGTCGCCCGCGGGGCTCGCCGATGCCGGCGAGCGGTACGAGGCCGCCCTGGAGGCGGTCGGCGGCGTCGACGTGCAGCTGCTCGGGATCGGCTCGGACGGCCACCTGGCGTTCAACGAGCCCGGCTCGTCGCTCGGGTCGCTGACCCGGATCAAGACGCTGACCGAGCAGACCCGGCAGGACAACGCCCGGTTCTTCGGCTCGCTCGAGGAGGTGCCGCACCACGTGCTCACCCAGGGCCTGGCCACGATCCTGCGCGCTCGGCACCTGGTCCTGCTGGCCAGCGGCGCCGGCAAGGCGGAGGCGCTCGCGGCGGCGGTGGAGGGGCCGGTCTCGGCCTCGTGCCCGGCCTCGGTGCTGCAGCACCACCCGCACGTCACCGTGCTGGTCGACGACGCTGCCGGCGCCCGGCTGGACCGCCTGGACCACTACCGCGAGGTGTACGACGCCAAGCCGGCGTGGCAGGGCCTCTGA
- a CDS encoding N-acetylglucosamine-6-phosphate deacetylase: protein MSSLTVRGGTDAAGDPCEVHVVDGVVTDPADLADPARPVGDVLDASGLRVLPGWLDLQVNGVAGIDLTNEPDRLWEAGTALAGFGVTGFLPTVITSAPEARARALEVFAAGPPAGWRGAVPLGLHFEGPMIAPTRKGAHPEHWLRAPAPELVQGWSRTDGVAMVTIAPELPGAGEVIDLLVARGVLVSVGHTAAATTQVLDALDRGARVVTHLGNAMPPIQAREPGPAGVALADPRLTVGLIADGHHLHRASLTGYAHAMGPQRTLAVTDCTAALGLPDGETRLGDQHVLVEAGAVRLVDGTLAGSAAPLTQCLRELAAATDWPTTDVVATCTSVPADLLGDPGRGRISPGARGDLTLVDDDFEVVATVVGGHVVHHIDSFDGGDR from the coding sequence ATGAGCTCGCTGACCGTTCGGGGTGGCACCGATGCCGCCGGAGACCCGTGCGAGGTGCACGTCGTCGACGGTGTGGTCACCGACCCCGCCGATCTCGCCGACCCCGCCCGGCCGGTCGGGGACGTGCTCGACGCCTCCGGCCTGCGGGTGCTGCCCGGCTGGCTGGACCTGCAGGTCAACGGCGTCGCCGGGATCGATCTCACCAACGAGCCCGACCGGCTCTGGGAGGCCGGCACCGCGCTGGCCGGCTTCGGTGTGACCGGATTCCTGCCGACGGTGATCACCTCCGCCCCCGAGGCGCGGGCCCGCGCCCTCGAGGTGTTCGCGGCCGGCCCTCCCGCGGGCTGGCGCGGCGCGGTGCCGCTCGGCCTGCACTTCGAGGGGCCGATGATCGCGCCGACCCGCAAGGGTGCCCACCCCGAGCACTGGCTGCGCGCCCCCGCCCCGGAGCTGGTGCAGGGGTGGTCGCGCACCGACGGCGTGGCGATGGTGACCATCGCCCCCGAGCTGCCCGGCGCGGGCGAGGTGATCGACCTGCTGGTCGCGCGCGGGGTGCTGGTCTCGGTGGGGCACACCGCCGCAGCGACCACCCAGGTCCTCGACGCACTCGACCGCGGCGCCCGGGTGGTCACCCACCTCGGCAACGCGATGCCGCCGATCCAGGCGCGCGAGCCCGGGCCCGCCGGCGTCGCCCTGGCCGACCCGCGGCTGACCGTCGGGCTGATCGCCGACGGCCACCACCTGCACCGGGCATCGCTGACCGGGTACGCCCATGCGATGGGTCCGCAGCGCACCCTCGCGGTCACCGACTGCACCGCCGCGCTCGGGCTGCCCGACGGGGAGACCCGTCTGGGCGACCAGCACGTGCTGGTCGAGGCCGGGGCGGTGCGGTTGGTCGACGGCACCCTGGCCGGGTCCGCGGCCCCGCTGACCCAGTGCCTGCGCGAGCTCGCCGCCGCCACCGACTGGCCCACGACCGACGTCGTGGCCACCTGCACCAGCGTCCCCGCAGACCTGCTCGGCGACCCGGGCCGGGGCCGGATCAGCCCCGGCGCCCGCGGCGACCTGACCCTGGTCGACGACGACTTCGAGGTGGTCGCCACCGTCGTCGGCGGCCACGTCGTGCACCACATCGACAGCTTCGACGGAGGAGATCGCTGA
- a CDS encoding glycoside hydrolase family 3 N-terminal domain-containing protein: MSVSVNPRPTAPEDAAGVERLALQVQLASFEGPRLAPEWSALLAEGLGGICLFGSNLTGDRDDVADLVADIRRVRPAALVGLDEEGGDVTRLHIRAASPVPGAAVLGRIDDADLTASVGRAVGTDLASVGIDLDLGPVADVNSNPDNPVIGTRSFAGDPAVAGRHVAAWVRGLQSAGVAACVKHFPGHGDTAQDSHLMLPVLEAEVAVLERRELPPFAAAIAAGAATVMTSHLVVPVLDDALPATFSAAILGRLRTMGFEGAIVSDALDMAGASAGRGIPAAAVLSLAAGADLLCIGPDKPAALVREVQAAIVAAVEDGSLPLQRLRDAAARTAAVQDRAGHPAGTPGEPVTAERLRAATRTAFDLEGALPDLTGARVLSLETEANIAVGPGRWGVDPDLRVDPADAGLPDGPLVVQVRDAHRRTDVSAVLARLAERDEPALVVEWGWPGPRTGWDTPAGAHLARLCTWGNSRPAIEAVEEMLREAGWRR; the protein is encoded by the coding sequence ATGAGTGTCTCGGTGAACCCCCGTCCGACCGCACCAGAGGACGCGGCCGGCGTCGAGCGCCTCGCGCTCCAGGTGCAGCTGGCCTCCTTCGAGGGCCCGCGCCTGGCGCCGGAGTGGTCCGCGCTGCTGGCCGAGGGCCTCGGCGGCATCTGCCTCTTCGGCAGCAACCTGACCGGCGACCGCGACGACGTGGCCGACCTGGTCGCCGACATCCGCCGCGTCCGGCCGGCGGCCCTGGTCGGCCTGGACGAGGAGGGCGGCGACGTCACCCGGCTCCACATCCGGGCCGCCAGCCCGGTGCCCGGTGCCGCGGTGCTCGGTCGGATCGACGACGCCGACCTGACCGCCTCGGTGGGACGCGCCGTCGGCACGGACCTGGCCTCGGTCGGGATCGATCTCGACCTCGGCCCGGTCGCGGACGTGAACAGCAACCCGGACAACCCGGTGATCGGCACCCGCAGCTTCGCCGGTGACCCCGCCGTGGCCGGCCGGCACGTGGCGGCGTGGGTCCGCGGACTGCAGTCGGCCGGGGTGGCCGCCTGCGTCAAGCACTTCCCCGGCCACGGCGACACCGCCCAGGACAGTCACCTGATGCTTCCCGTGCTGGAGGCCGAGGTCGCGGTCCTCGAGCGGCGCGAGCTGCCTCCGTTCGCAGCGGCGATCGCGGCCGGTGCGGCGACCGTGATGACCTCCCACCTGGTGGTGCCGGTGCTGGACGACGCGCTGCCGGCGACCTTCTCCGCGGCGATCCTCGGACGGCTGCGGACGATGGGCTTCGAGGGTGCGATCGTCAGCGACGCGCTGGACATGGCCGGCGCCTCCGCCGGTCGCGGGATCCCCGCCGCGGCGGTCCTCTCCCTGGCCGCCGGGGCCGACCTCCTGTGCATCGGGCCGGACAAGCCGGCCGCTCTGGTCCGCGAGGTCCAGGCGGCGATCGTCGCCGCTGTCGAGGACGGGTCGCTGCCGCTGCAGCGGTTGCGGGACGCGGCCGCACGCACGGCCGCTGTCCAGGACCGGGCCGGGCATCCGGCCGGGACCCCCGGGGAGCCGGTGACCGCCGAGCGGCTGCGCGCCGCGACCCGGACCGCCTTCGACCTCGAGGGTGCGCTGCCGGACCTGACCGGAGCGCGGGTCCTCAGCCTGGAGACGGAGGCGAACATCGCCGTGGGCCCCGGCCGCTGGGGTGTCGACCCCGACCTGCGGGTCGACCCTGCCGACGCCGGGCTGCCCGACGGCCCGCTCGTGGTCCAGGTCCGTGACGCGCATCGTCGTACCGACGTCAGCGCGGTGCTGGCCCGGCTCGCCGAGCGCGACGAACCGGCCCTGGTGGTGGAGTGGGGCTGGCCGGGACCGCGGACCGGGTGGGACACCCCGGCCGGGGCTCACCTCGCCCGCCTGTGCACCTGGGGCAACAGCCGTCCGGCCATCGAGGCTGTCGAGGAGATGCTGCGAGAGGCCGGGTGGCGGCGATGA